In one Amaranthus tricolor cultivar Red isolate AtriRed21 chromosome 8, ASM2621246v1, whole genome shotgun sequence genomic region, the following are encoded:
- the LOC130820976 gene encoding uncharacterized protein LOC130820976 → MGMDYYGILKVSSKANEDELRRAYKKLAMRWHPDKHPSGAKGLAEAKFKQICEAYDVLSDSQKRQIYDLYGKDGLNYNVSSPSAAPPRTTAPSFKYNPSPVPDDLFDDLFPHNSCSPKSDNTFNFNINRTPSPSTDKKAAALENKLVCTLEDLYKGSKRKMKIERVVSDHSGMPMNVEEVLAIDIRPGWKKGTKITFPEKGNQEAGLVPGDLIFVIDEKPHPTFKRDGNDLIVNMKVTLLEALTGKTISMTTLDGRNLNIQVSEIVKPGHELVISGEGMPISKEPKKRGNLRIKFEVKFPTRLSADQKADLTRVLSGYGRGRD, encoded by the exons atgggaatgGACTACTATGGTATACTGAAGGTATCATCAAAAGCAAATGAAGACGAACTGAGAAGAGCATACAAGAAACTAGCAATGAGATGGCACCCTGACAAACACCCAAGTGGAGCTAAAGGATTAGCCGAGGCTAAATTTAAGCAGATCTGTGAAGCTTATGATGTTCTCAGTGATTCTCAAAAGCGTCAGATCTATGATCTTTACGGCAAAGATGGTTTAAATTACAATGTTTCTTCTCCCTCTGCTGCGCCTCCTCGCACCACTGCCCCTTCCTTCAAATACAATCCTTCTCCTGTTcccgatgatctttttgatgaTTTATTTCCTCATAATTCCTGCTCTCCCAAATCTGATAATACtttcaattttaatattaataggaCTCCTAGTCCTTCTACTGACAAGAAAGCTGCGGCGTTGGAGAATAAGTTGGTTTGTACCTTGGAGGACTTGTATAAGGGTTCTAAACGcaagatgaagattgaacgtgtTGTCTCCGATCATTCTGG CATGCCCATGAATGTAGAAGAGGTACTCGCAATTGACATCAGACCAGGATGGAAAAAGGGCACGAAAATAACATTCCCTGAGAAAGGAAACCAAGAAGCTGGTCTTGTACCTGGAGATCTCATATTCGTGATCGATGAGAAACCTCACCCAACATTTAAACGAGATGGGAATGATCTCATAGTGAACATGAAAGTGACACTTTTGGAGGCGCTTACCGGTAAGACTATCAGTATGACAACGTTGGATGGAAGAAACCTTAACATTCAAGTATCTGAGATTGTGAAACCAGGTCATGAACTAGTAATATCTGGTGAAGGAATGCCAATTTCTAAAGAACCCAAAAAAAGAGGGAACTTAAGGATTAAATTCGAAGTTAAGTTTCCTACTCGGCTTTCCGCAGATCAGAAAGCTGATTTAACAAGAGTATTAAGTGGATATGGAAGAGGAAGAGATTGA
- the LOC130820455 gene encoding pentatricopeptide repeat-containing protein At1g59720, chloroplastic/mitochondrial: MLIGSPTNVNPSLHSPSSSITNNNNHVHLLSLLNRCSSMTELKQIHAQTLRTAYSHNPQHLLFLYSRLLHFTSSIDIHYSFNLFSQIPNPNSFIWNTLIRACATRHAYKQRAFVLYYQMLNDGSVYPDKHTFPLLLKACSYLFDEFAGKQAHAHVFKLGFASDVYVNNSLIHFYASCGLLDSARMVFNGMTETSVVSWNTIIDALVQAGEFDTALGFFREMQRSFEPDGYTLHSIITACAGLGTLSLGIWVHAYILRVCDANLSTDVLLNNSLVDLYCKCGMLDFAKQVFDGMIRHDVNSWNSMILGLAMHGRSKLAIKYYDEMTNGEGLMPNSITFVAILSACNHGGMVELGREFFDLMVTNYSIEPQLEHYGCLVDLLARAGLINEALDLVSNMPMKPDVVIWRSLLDACCKKNVGIELSQQVADKVLESEGVPSSGVYVLLSRVYASAERWNEVGLVRKMMTDRGVRKEPGCSFLEINGVNHEFFAGDTSHPQTKEIYRVLDMIYEKLQSAGYRPDISQAPLVDDEYENQKQDALKLHSEKLAIAFGLMNLKSGVPIRVFKNLRVCNDCHEVTKLISKIFNVKIIVRDRARFHHFENGVCSCMDYW; encoded by the coding sequence ATGCTGATAGGCTCCCCCACAAACGTGAACCCATCTCTCCATTCTCCTTCTTCCTCCATAACCAATAACAACAACCATGTCCATCTTCTCTCTCTCCTCAATCGTTGCTCCTCCATGACTGAACTTAAGCAAATCCACGCCCAAACTCTCCGCACAGCGTATTCTCACAATCCCCAACACCTCCTCTTTCTTTACAGCAGACTTCTCCACTTCACATCTTCAATTGATATTCACTACTCTTTTAACCTTTTCTCTCAGATTCCCAATCCCAATTCCTTCATTTGGAACACTTTAATTAGAGCTTGTGCTACTAGACATGCCTACAAACAACGTGCTTTTGTACTTTACTATCAAATGTTGAATGATGGGAGTGTTTACCCTGATAAACACACTTTCCCCTTGCTTCTTAAAGCTTGTTCTTACTTATTCGATGAATTTGCAGGCAAACAAGCTCATGCCCATGTTTTTAAACTTGGGTTTGCTTCTGATGTTTACGTTAATAACAGTCTTATCCATTTTTATGCTTCTTGTGGGCTTTTAGACTCTGCACGCATGGTGTTCAATGGAATGACGGAAACAAGTGTTGTTTCATGGAATACTATAATTGATGCATTGGTTCAGGCTGGGGAGTTTGATACAGCTTTGGGCTTTTTCAGAGAGATGCAGCGTTCGTTTGAGCCTGATGGGTATACATTGCACAGTATTATAACTGCTTGTGCTGGCCTAGGAACTTTGTCTTTAGGCATTTGGGTTCATGCTTATATTCTAAGGGTGTGCGATGCTAACTTGAGCACTGATGTTCTGTTGAATAACTCATTGGTAGATTTGTACTGTAAATGTGGAATGTTGGATTTTGCCAAGCAGGTGTTCGATGGGATGATCAGGCATGATGTAAATTCGTGGAATTCCATGATTTTAGGACTTGCTATGCACGGAAGATCTAAGTTGGCAATCAAATATTATGATGAAATGACGAATGGTGAGGGGCTAATGCCAAATTCAATCACTTTTGTTGCGATTCTTAGTGCATGTAATCATGGCGGCATGGTTGAACTAGGCCGCGAGTTTTTTGATCTGATGGTGACCAATTACTCCATAGAACCTCAGCTAGAGCACTATGGATGCTTGGTTGATCTTCTTGCTCGTGCAGGATTGATAAACGAAGCTTTGGATCTTGTGTCTAACATGCCCATGAAACCCGATGTGGTCATATGGAGAAGTCTTCTTGATGCTTGTTGCAAGAAAAATGTGGGCATAGAACTCAGCCAACAAGTTGCGGATAAGGTCCTTGAATCAGAGGGAGTTCCCTCCAGTGGTGTTTATGTGCTTCTCTCTAGAGTTTACGCCTCAGCTGAACGATGGAATGAAGTTGGTCTAGTAAGGAAGATGATGACAGATAGAGGTGTTAGGAAAGAACCTGGCTGTAGTTTCTTGGAAATCAACGGTGTGAACCATGAATTTTTCGCTGGTGACACTTCACACccacaaacaaaagaaatataCAGAGTTTTGGATATGATATACGAGAAACTTCAGTCAGCAGGATATAGACCTGACATTTCACAAGCGCCTTTAGTGGATGATGAATATGAGAATCAAAAGCAAGATGCTCTGAAGCTGCATAGTGAAAAACTCGCCATTGCTTTTGGACTTATG